In Phenylobacterium hankyongense, the sequence CAGGCAGGCCTGGCGGTCGTCGTCGAAGGCGTTGGCGGTCAGCGCCACGATCGGGGTGACGACGCCGTCGGCCCGCAGCCGCCGCGCGGTCTCCTCGCCGGAGAGGCCGGGCATGCGCATGTCCATCAGGATGACGTCGTAGACGCCGACCTTGACCGCGGCGATCGCCTCCTCGCCGCCCAGGGCGTGGTCGACGTCGCAGCCTTCGCGGGTGAGCAGGGCGCGGGCCAGGAGGGCGTTGATCGGATTGTCTTCCACCAGCAGCACGCGCACGCCGGGCGCGACCGCGGCGGCCATCCGCTCGTCCTGCGGCGCGGCCTCGGCTTCCGACGCGGCGCCGGCGGCGATCAGCACCCGCTCGGCCAGCGAGGCGCGGCGCAGCGGCTTGATCAGGTAGCCGGCGAAGCCCGCGCGCTTGTAGCGCGCCATGCGGTCGCGGTCCTCGGGGGCCAGCAGGACGATGCTGCGGCGGTCGGCCGGCGCGCGCAGGGTCGAGGCTGCGGTCGCCAGGCCGTGGTCGATCAGCAGGACGTCCTTGGGACCGGTGCGCGCCACCAGGGCGTCGACGCCGGCGGTGGTGACGGCGCGGCCGCCGCAGGCCTGGATCTGGCGCCGCGCGGCCTCGCGGACGATGGCGCTGGGCGAGGCGACGCCCACCGTGCGGCCGGCCAGCAGCGCCGGCGCCTGGGCGCCCGGCAGGCGCCGGAAGCCGGCCTCGAACCAGAACACCGCGCCGCCGCCGCGCGCCGCGGCGAACCCGACCTCGCCGCCCATGCCCCGGGCGAGGCGGCGCGCGATGGCCAGGCCCAGCCCCGCGCCGCCCAGCTGGGCGTCGGCGGCCCGCGCCTGGGCGAAGGCGTCGAAGATGT encodes:
- a CDS encoding response regulator, with protein sequence MRRPPRPLAARRPERTHISAEQLASLSHEFRTPLNGVLGMARLLEGTTLTAEQRAYATALRESGQHLLTLVNDVLDFAKLGAGAVDLHAAPVDVEALLRGVCELLSPRAREKRLEIGWSAPRGLPRIQADEGRLKQILLNFAGNAVKFTLEGGVLLGVAETADGALRFTVEDTGPGVAPAQREHIFDAFAQARAADAQLGGAGLGLAIARRLARGMGGEVGFAAARGGGAVFWFEAGFRRLPGAQAPALLAGRTVGVASPSAIVREAARRQIQACGGRAVTTAGVDALVARTGPKDVLLIDHGLATAASTLRAPADRRSIVLLAPEDRDRMARYKRAGFAGYLIKPLRRASLAERVLIAAGAASEAEAAPQDERMAAAVAPGVRVLLVEDNPINALLARALLTREGCDVDHALGGEEAIAAVKVGVYDVILMDMRMPGLSGEETARRLRADGVVTPIVALTANAFDDDRQACLAAGMDDYMVKPLSPDVLRAALTRWTGRVWTETTARAKVG